Genomic window (Sphingosinicella microcystinivorans):
GCGCGACACGCCGGAGAACATCGCGGCATTCCTGAAGGAACACGGCGACCCGTTCCGCCGCATCGGCATGGACCCGAACAGCAAGGCGCTGCTGAACCTCGGCGCGTCGGGCCTGCCCGAGACGTTCCTGATCGACGGCAAGGGCATCATCCGCAAGCAGTACATCGGCCAGATCCGGCCCGAGCAGGTGCCCCAGATCCTGAACGACATCGCGGAGGCGAAGCGGTCATGAGGGCGCTGCTGCCGCTCGCGTTCCTCGCCCTGACGGCCGCCGCCGAGGGGCCGACGCTGCCGCCCGCCGAGGAGGCCGCGGCGCGCGCGCTGATGCACGAGCTGCGCTGCCTCGTCTGCCAGCACCAGTCGATCGCCGACAGCGACGCCGACATGGCGGCGGACATGCGCGCCGTCGTGCGCGAGCGGATCGCGGCGGGGGAAAGCCCCGACGAGGTGAAGGCGTATCTCGTCAGCCGCTACGGCGGCTACGTGACGTTCGATCCGCCGAAGACCGGCGCGAACCTCGTGCTGTGGGCGGCGCCGCTGCTGTTCCTCGCCATCGGCGGCGTCGCCGTGTGGCGGCTCTACCGGAGGAAGGGCGCATGAGCGGCTGGATCGCCGTCGCCGTGCTGACGCTGCTGACCGGCGCGGCGCTGTGGCGGATGAAGATGCCGCTGCTGCCGGTGGGGCTCGCGCTCGCCGTGGGCCTCGCGGGCTATCTGCTGACGAGCGATCCGGCGCTGCCGAGCAAGCCCGCGCCGCCGCGCGCGATCG
Coding sequences:
- a CDS encoding cytochrome c-type biogenesis protein, whose protein sequence is MRALLPLAFLALTAAAEGPTLPPAEEAAARALMHELRCLVCQHQSIADSDADMAADMRAVVRERIAAGESPDEVKAYLVSRYGGYVTFDPPKTGANLVLWAAPLLFLAIGGVAVWRLYRRKGA